The following proteins are encoded in a genomic region of Dyadobacter sp. UC 10:
- a CDS encoding YciI family protein, which translates to MKKYLVLYKAPVGANKQMEGATAEQQVEGMKAWMDWAQKCGGRLVDMGQPLANGLSLSSTGSSSAHSQIAGFSILQVADMHEAESLMQGHPHLAWNAECRIELHETQPVPGM; encoded by the coding sequence ATGAAAAAGTATCTTGTACTCTACAAAGCGCCGGTTGGTGCCAACAAACAAATGGAGGGGGCCACTGCCGAACAACAGGTAGAAGGAATGAAAGCCTGGATGGACTGGGCGCAAAAATGTGGGGGAAGACTTGTGGATATGGGCCAACCGCTAGCAAATGGTTTAAGCCTTTCTTCCACAGGTAGCAGTAGTGCGCACAGTCAGATTGCCGGTTTCTCCATTTTACAGGTTGCAGATATGCATGAGGCGGAATCGCTCATGCAAGGACATCCTCATTTGGCATGGAACGCAGAGTGTAGAATTGAATTACATGAAACTCAACCTGTTCCAGGAATGTAG
- a CDS encoding sensor histidine kinase: MKGGYRCRLFQNIRSFRYRLTRGQGLFYLLLVISYSEVCVGQRALVTDRDWTNILSKYASKSISDTIYLKEVEALAEGSFKDPQLKTKLATYQKIAWSNKDYQTYREKYYYLLATNSFFIHQEGFSIYYLQKQEEEFKKTRPYINSLSEPRMLLAIYGSDNQSNIARRLDIFRSNLPFLQSLPDLLSKQVVPYSTCINAMAILNHAAQIYANTNNSVKVVETFNLAKAIYDEMEKGARYTKVRMQQYRLRLYMTEHAKAKVLQDTKQESNLLHAAETLVRSLQIESPSAWLTAFERGLLMKIIDFHIKQNQIDSSKYYFKVLKNQVDFYGKNEPGDGTKFLIYSSKISAKVGNYRTAYDTLLRAYRTNDSIISIKTADIHNNMYAHMVAEQRSEELIRSEIEKGNRNLVIFIVSTILIGAVASFIVQQKVRDAEMVKQIDDLNNATQIQIAELEAKANMIQKKLGMELHDEISGNLVHICNYLATELLSEKNPDKRDRLQKLSALAKKTYIDTRHKSHEWYTQGTKEELEAFSVSILKIVSHALEDNKYEKHIEIDNDSLEKLSSLNRMHLLRIIQEAVSNIIKHAKASKINLYIYEEERSLTLQITDNGRGFDKNSKANSKGVGLQSIRNRIKEMNGSLDILTSHKGTELLCIIPI, encoded by the coding sequence ATGAAAGGAGGTTATCGTTGTCGGTTATTTCAAAATATCAGATCTTTCAGATATCGCCTTACTAGAGGCCAGGGTTTGTTTTATTTGTTACTCGTTATTTCTTATTCTGAAGTCTGCGTGGGGCAACGGGCTCTTGTAACTGATCGTGATTGGACAAACATCTTATCAAAATATGCATCAAAATCAATTAGTGATACAATTTATCTAAAAGAAGTAGAAGCACTAGCAGAAGGATCATTTAAAGATCCGCAACTAAAAACAAAATTAGCAACTTATCAGAAAATAGCCTGGAGTAATAAAGACTATCAAACTTATCGTGAAAAGTATTATTATTTACTGGCTACCAATTCGTTTTTTATTCATCAAGAAGGATTTTCGATATATTATTTACAGAAACAGGAAGAGGAATTTAAAAAGACTCGCCCTTACATAAACTCACTATCAGAGCCTCGTATGCTTCTTGCAATTTACGGAAGTGATAACCAAAGTAACATTGCAAGACGCCTGGACATTTTTCGAAGTAATCTTCCATTTCTGCAATCGCTACCTGACTTGCTTTCAAAACAAGTAGTACCGTATTCTACCTGTATTAATGCCATGGCCATCCTAAACCATGCTGCTCAGATTTATGCCAATACGAATAACAGTGTGAAAGTAGTTGAAACTTTCAATCTGGCTAAAGCTATCTATGATGAAATGGAAAAAGGGGCCCGATACACTAAAGTCAGAATGCAACAATACAGGTTGCGGTTATACATGACTGAACATGCAAAGGCTAAGGTATTGCAGGATACAAAGCAAGAATCAAATTTGTTACATGCCGCTGAAACACTGGTAAGGTCTTTACAAATCGAATCACCGTCCGCTTGGTTGACAGCATTTGAAAGAGGTCTGTTAATGAAGATCATTGACTTCCATATCAAACAAAACCAGATTGACAGCAGCAAATATTATTTTAAGGTACTAAAAAATCAAGTTGACTTCTACGGAAAAAATGAGCCTGGTGATGGCACTAAGTTTTTAATTTATTCCAGCAAGATCAGTGCTAAAGTAGGAAACTACCGAACGGCCTACGATACACTGTTACGCGCATACAGAACTAATGATTCCATAATTTCTATCAAAACAGCTGACATTCACAACAATATGTATGCGCATATGGTGGCAGAGCAGCGTTCAGAAGAACTTATAAGGTCAGAAATTGAAAAGGGCAATAGGAACCTTGTCATTTTTATAGTTTCTACGATTCTTATTGGGGCTGTCGCTTCGTTCATTGTGCAACAGAAGGTCAGGGATGCAGAAATGGTAAAGCAAATAGATGATCTCAATAATGCTACCCAAATACAAATTGCTGAGCTAGAAGCGAAAGCAAACATGATCCAAAAAAAGTTGGGGATGGAACTTCATGATGAAATTTCGGGTAACCTGGTTCACATTTGTAACTATCTGGCTACTGAACTATTAAGTGAAAAAAATCCTGACAAAAGAGACCGATTACAGAAACTATCAGCTTTGGCAAAAAAAACTTATATCGATACCAGGCATAAAAGTCATGAATGGTATACGCAGGGAACGAAAGAAGAGTTAGAAGCTTTTTCCGTGAGTATTTTAAAAATAGTTTCACATGCACTAGAGGACAACAAATATGAAAAACATATAGAGATCGACAACGATTCTTTGGAAAAACTATCCTCACTTAATCGAATGCATCTTCTGCGAATAATACAGGAAGCGGTTTCCAATATCATCAAACATGCTAAGGCCAGCAAAATCAACCTTTATATTTATGAAGAAGAACGTTCTTTAACCCTTCAGATAACCGACAACGGAAGAGGCTTTGATAAAAACTCTAAGGCAAATTCAAAGGGTGTTGGCTTACAGTCAATCAGAAATAGAATAAAGGAAATGAATGGATCCTTGGATATTCTGACTTCTCACAAGGGAACCGAACTCCTTTGTATAATACCGATTTGA
- a CDS encoding LuxR C-terminal-related transcriptional regulator, whose amino-acid sequence MHNIAEIPVSDILVIDDHVLVAEGFKELLLKILPSGSRVDALHSIDKAKLAISEGNYKFVITDLLIPGQDALEFISFCRNNFTNLVIIVITGITEANSIIACLTAGANGYLSKAIDPLDIKLALEYTFGGKKFISNDLSGKLAESILSTENTILTNKELEIIRSIASGNSTKVTAEMLFISPITVMTHKRNILRKLGLHSATEMVKYAYDNNLV is encoded by the coding sequence ATGCATAATATTGCGGAGATTCCCGTATCTGATATCCTTGTGATAGACGACCATGTTCTGGTAGCCGAAGGTTTCAAAGAGCTTTTATTAAAGATCTTACCCTCAGGTTCCAGAGTTGATGCTCTACATTCTATCGACAAGGCAAAACTGGCAATATCCGAAGGCAACTATAAATTCGTTATAACTGATCTGCTAATACCAGGGCAAGACGCTCTGGAATTCATTTCTTTTTGTAGAAATAATTTTACAAATCTTGTGATTATTGTAATTACTGGTATAACTGAGGCAAACAGCATTATAGCTTGTTTAACGGCGGGGGCTAATGGGTATCTTAGTAAAGCAATTGACCCACTTGATATTAAACTGGCACTGGAATATACGTTTGGTGGAAAGAAATTTATCAGCAACGACCTTAGCGGCAAATTGGCTGAGAGCATTTTATCGACAGAGAATACCATTCTGACCAATAAGGAGCTGGAAATAATACGATCAATTGCTTCGGGCAACAGCACCAAAGTAACTGCGGAGATGCTCTTTATCAGCCCAATTACTGTAATGACCCACAAGCGTAATATACTGCGTAAGCTTGGCCTCCATTCTGCTACAGAGATGGTCAAGTATGCATATGACAACAATTTAGTTTGA
- a CDS encoding beta strand repeat-containing protein: MSKLSSYIVNRYKLILLWCCFSGLVSTARAATFQVTNTNDGGSGSLRQAILNANGASGADVITFTVNGTITIQSLLPRITGQVAINGYISPADYGPIGARSIKVTINGANLSNYFTSNSGGRVDSDGLFRFGPGASGSSISGLAIVNTGSGVEAIMIEPGTSSIHIWGNYIGANASGSASTSTRLGDDAVVLGGYGDSSPAAITDIFIGTNSDNVNDANEGNVLSNANTSVGGDGIQIGSHDGRASFTNIKVAGNYIGIAADGVTPAPNGTKSDPNPNGFDGVFITSINGQNVVIGSDGNGVADMYEPNVISGNSGHGIEILSSNGIWVAGNLVGTDKNGTMAVPNATKSITTGFNAGIAISVEEEGSLVKQASHHIVIGFDDTKHNQASAASVRNVISGNQSVGIDIYGIGTSSSQNNNIKIAGNYIGVDRTGNVRLGNGVGGSAGGLTGNGVQAQDATSITIGTDGDDVFDSEEKNVISGAIFGRGVSLISLNGTMSNSVVAGNYIGVGANGTTAIGNDSPGVVIGAATNIRIGSNDDGTSDGLEANIIANNARVYPGSNDGVRVTGASTGIRISRNSFYNNMGTPIDLADNGITLNDGVVTSGQPNLLLDYPVITSYSVSGGTMTVAGYVSTCNGAEGTAGPTISGAKTIQFYKVADDGDQNGAITNGTCSRNVSHGEGVQYLGSISTVNAFNTTFSLEAGTTFTTSDKITAIAIDANGNTSEFGVTTVDAPTVIAGMPDLTPFITVNPNQMNGTTDFASRIRILNLNNDSTTVTAGIITVRILKSNLWNFTWDPAATSNSLGALNNSAWTYANSQLYHTWTTNVVIAKGSSRYIGFSGTFIPAATSGTLPITVQIRFPSGGEVNDKNNTDVEQIIYTAN; this comes from the coding sequence ATGAGTAAGTTGTCGTCGTATATTGTAAACCGTTACAAACTAATTCTCTTGTGGTGTTGTTTTTCTGGACTCGTGTCCACAGCGCGTGCAGCGACTTTTCAAGTCACAAATACAAATGATGGTGGAAGCGGAAGCCTGAGGCAAGCCATTTTGAACGCAAATGGCGCTTCGGGTGCAGATGTCATTACTTTCACAGTGAATGGCACAATTACCATTCAGTCACTATTACCCAGAATCACGGGTCAAGTTGCGATTAATGGGTATATTTCTCCGGCTGATTACGGGCCAATTGGAGCTAGAAGTATCAAGGTTACTATAAACGGAGCAAACCTCAGTAATTACTTCACATCCAACAGCGGGGGGCGTGTTGATAGCGATGGGTTGTTTCGATTCGGGCCGGGGGCTAGCGGATCGTCTATTAGCGGCCTTGCTATTGTTAATACTGGCTCAGGCGTTGAGGCAATCATGATAGAGCCGGGAACGAGCAGTATCCATATTTGGGGGAATTACATTGGTGCAAACGCATCTGGGAGCGCAAGTACAAGTACGCGGCTCGGCGATGATGCGGTAGTTCTGGGAGGCTATGGCGACTCGTCTCCTGCTGCAATCACAGACATTTTTATAGGAACAAATAGCGACAATGTGAACGACGCTAACGAGGGTAACGTGCTTTCCAATGCGAATACTTCAGTTGGGGGCGATGGTATACAGATCGGCAGTCACGATGGAAGAGCTTCTTTTACCAACATCAAAGTCGCCGGAAACTACATTGGCATTGCTGCGGACGGCGTAACCCCGGCCCCCAATGGCACAAAATCGGATCCCAACCCCAATGGTTTCGATGGAGTATTTATTACCTCTATTAATGGGCAGAATGTTGTGATAGGGTCCGATGGTAACGGAGTAGCCGATATGTATGAACCCAATGTCATTTCCGGAAACTCTGGCCATGGTATCGAGATTCTTAGTTCCAATGGGATATGGGTGGCCGGGAACCTTGTCGGTACCGACAAAAATGGAACCATGGCTGTCCCGAATGCGACAAAATCAATCACGACTGGATTTAATGCCGGTATTGCGATATCGGTTGAAGAGGAAGGTAGCCTTGTGAAGCAAGCAAGTCACCACATTGTGATCGGTTTCGATGATACGAAACACAATCAGGCATCGGCAGCATCGGTTCGGAACGTTATTTCAGGGAACCAATCGGTAGGGATTGATATCTACGGAATTGGAACTTCCTCATCGCAGAACAATAACATTAAAATCGCCGGTAACTATATTGGTGTCGATAGGACAGGCAATGTAAGGTTGGGTAACGGCGTCGGTGGCTCGGCGGGAGGGTTGACCGGGAATGGGGTTCAAGCCCAAGATGCAACCTCAATCACTATCGGTACTGATGGTGACGATGTTTTCGATAGCGAGGAGAAGAATGTAATTTCCGGTGCGATTTTCGGCAGGGGCGTCTCGTTGATTAGCTTAAACGGTACTATGTCAAATAGTGTTGTCGCTGGAAATTACATAGGTGTAGGCGCAAACGGAACCACTGCAATTGGAAACGATAGTCCCGGAGTCGTTATTGGGGCTGCTACAAATATTCGTATCGGATCAAACGACGACGGTACCAGCGATGGTTTAGAGGCAAACATCATTGCGAACAATGCACGTGTCTATCCTGGATCAAACGACGGCGTTCGGGTTACCGGGGCATCAACAGGCATACGTATCTCAAGAAACAGCTTCTATAATAACATGGGAACGCCTATTGATCTGGCAGACAACGGAATTACGTTGAATGATGGTGTAGTAACTAGCGGTCAACCCAATTTGTTACTCGATTATCCGGTGATTACGTCTTACTCAGTTTCGGGCGGTACCATGACCGTTGCCGGCTATGTCAGTACTTGTAATGGAGCGGAGGGCACGGCCGGGCCGACGATCAGCGGTGCAAAAACGATCCAGTTTTATAAGGTGGCGGACGATGGTGACCAAAATGGGGCTATAACCAATGGCACTTGCAGCAGAAATGTCAGTCACGGAGAAGGGGTACAGTATCTTGGTAGTATTTCAACCGTCAATGCGTTTAACACTACATTTAGCCTTGAAGCCGGGACAACCTTTACAACTAGTGATAAAATAACTGCCATTGCCATAGATGCCAACGGTAACACGTCTGAATTTGGTGTAACCACTGTGGATGCCCCCACCGTCATTGCAGGAATGCCGGATTTGACCCCGTTCATTACGGTGAACCCTAACCAGATGAATGGCACGACTGACTTTGCATCAAGAATCAGGATACTTAATCTGAACAATGATAGTACCACTGTCACTGCGGGGATCATTACTGTAAGGATACTAAAAAGCAACCTTTGGAATTTCACTTGGGACCCGGCCGCTACTTCCAATTCCCTCGGTGCTTTAAATAACTCTGCATGGACGTACGCGAACTCTCAGCTCTACCACACCTGGACCACTAACGTGGTGATTGCAAAGGGTAGCTCCCGGTACATCGGCTTTAGTGGCACATTTATCCCCGCTGCCACAAGTGGAACTCTCCCTATCACCGTCCAAATACGTTTTCCAAGTGGAGGAGAAGTCAACGACAAAAACAATACGGACGTCGAACAAATAATTTATACAGCTAACTAA
- a CDS encoding T9SS type A sorting domain-containing protein, protein MKTITSFFLLFVLSFPGWADSNPTVTNATITPSPIQGSNPYVTFSFDVFNTGSQDISHLDIDGNPDPIVLIISFSNGSYDNTHYSSPTDAVGGSGKDFFSWTYNSTTATYTGTQIAPLPSEGGGTITMAYKATTATPQSNPNNGFNVNLTSNGNAPNGPGTNDTNDDNTSSRTYVDGPMPVTLIQFNATKEGRASSLTWATSEETNADFFEVERSTDAKGWQKIGVVNATGESKVTVNYSFTDSAPISGTNYYRLKMIDNDATFSFSKIENVGFEQVNLVIYPNPTADVMFLKGVDASKVSSISIHNSNGRTVYASSQISPAGIDVSRLSVGIYLVNTSTVDGVVQTQKVLIAR, encoded by the coding sequence ATGAAAACAATTACTTCATTCTTCCTGCTCTTCGTTCTATCTTTTCCGGGATGGGCTGACTCTAATCCGACGGTGACAAATGCCACCATCACGCCAAGCCCAATTCAAGGATCTAATCCGTATGTAACATTCTCCTTCGATGTATTCAATACAGGAAGTCAGGATATTTCCCATTTGGATATCGATGGTAATCCGGATCCGATAGTTCTGATCATCTCATTTTCTAACGGATCATATGACAACACCCATTACAGTTCGCCTACCGACGCGGTAGGAGGCTCTGGCAAGGACTTCTTTTCGTGGACCTATAACTCTACGACCGCAACATATACGGGAACACAGATTGCTCCTCTCCCCTCGGAAGGCGGAGGCACGATTACCATGGCTTACAAAGCAACCACTGCTACCCCGCAGAGCAATCCAAACAATGGATTTAATGTAAATCTAACTAGTAATGGCAATGCACCGAATGGACCCGGAACAAATGATACGAACGATGATAATACCAGTTCTAGAACTTACGTTGATGGCCCAATGCCGGTTACGCTTATACAATTCAACGCCACGAAGGAAGGAAGAGCTTCTTCATTGACCTGGGCTACCTCGGAAGAAACAAATGCTGATTTTTTTGAAGTGGAACGAAGCACCGACGCGAAGGGATGGCAGAAAATCGGGGTTGTTAATGCAACCGGAGAAAGTAAAGTAACAGTAAACTACAGTTTTACCGACAGCGCCCCAATTTCAGGTACGAACTATTACCGGTTAAAGATGATCGACAACGATGCCACGTTCTCGTTCAGTAAGATCGAAAATGTCGGATTTGAACAGGTAAACCTAGTCATCTACCCCAACCCCACTGCGGATGTGATGTTCCTGAAAGGTGTAGATGCTTCGAAAGTTAGCTCCATTTCAATACATAATAGCAATGGACGCACGGTTTATGCATCCAGCCAAATCTCCCCTGCCGGTATTGATGTAAGCAGGTTGTCGGTTGGCATCTATCTGGTTAATACCAGCACAGTTGACGGAGTGGTACAAACGCAAAAGGTTTTAATTGCAAGGTAG
- a CDS encoding T9SS type A sorting domain-containing protein, which translates to MKKLFGLLDFHFKIFFVFVLPFCGICSAQTIEFLGPAGSGGPAGSGPSTSPQVVTFYTSPGSPYVPAITTTFSLSNQQFASIEGNAGTPGTVFGALGVGQNSPVGTTNLYSAMNAISGSSNSNYTACNSCTPGTGISVNQNRAIELMTFSDALISSTGVQNFALTARVHYADLTINFSEPVSNPVIHLTGLGGDYFYNTEDCDATEGEVFYTLGFATEFDLLTPGVTLSSLSGNAAFDVSGATISNAATDLGPFTTPTDEHGIIRSAASGSVVAEGIGITTLTFRIYLRGDGGKITNGDGDIVAATCGNFLRWSTHANFVPSGTTGALNIVAGDAIMIGVSLEDPIILPVTLSEFLVSREGETVNLSWKTTEELNADHFEVQRSNDARKWVDLGRVGAAGESQVHIRYTFTDSEPNKGINYYRLKMIDRDGTFAFSTIKSESFGDSELAIYPNPVEHGSSLRIADRTDQIENLEVYNSSGLKMVSPPIILNEIRMDYFPSGRYILKLHIKGSVPVIRAVFVK; encoded by the coding sequence ATGAAAAAGCTATTCGGGTTATTGGATTTTCATTTTAAAATCTTTTTTGTTTTTGTTCTACCATTCTGCGGCATCTGTTCTGCGCAAACGATTGAGTTCTTAGGCCCGGCCGGCTCTGGTGGGCCGGCTGGTTCAGGGCCGAGTACTTCTCCACAAGTAGTTACTTTTTACACATCGCCAGGGAGTCCGTATGTCCCTGCTATAACAACTACATTTTCGCTCTCGAATCAACAGTTTGCTTCCATAGAGGGAAATGCAGGGACTCCCGGGACTGTATTTGGAGCGCTAGGTGTTGGCCAAAATAGCCCGGTCGGGACTACTAATTTATATTCTGCTATGAATGCGATAAGTGGCTCCTCTAATTCAAATTACACTGCTTGCAATAGTTGTACTCCTGGGACAGGCATCAGTGTCAACCAGAACAGGGCCATTGAGTTGATGACTTTTTCAGATGCGCTTATTTCTTCAACTGGAGTTCAGAATTTCGCCCTTACAGCGCGTGTGCATTATGCTGACCTCACAATCAATTTCAGTGAACCAGTAAGTAATCCTGTTATTCACTTGACCGGACTGGGCGGGGATTACTTTTACAATACAGAAGATTGTGACGCAACGGAAGGTGAGGTGTTCTACACCCTGGGTTTCGCAACGGAGTTTGATCTACTTACGCCAGGAGTGACGCTCAGCTCGCTATCGGGAAATGCAGCATTTGATGTTTCCGGCGCGACAATTTCTAATGCGGCAACGGATCTCGGTCCATTCACTACTCCGACTGACGAACATGGAATAATCAGGTCGGCAGCATCTGGAAGCGTCGTGGCAGAAGGTATTGGAATTACAACTTTGACGTTTCGTATATACCTGAGGGGTGATGGAGGCAAAATTACCAATGGCGATGGCGACATTGTCGCAGCGACTTGTGGTAATTTTTTGCGATGGTCTACCCATGCTAACTTTGTACCTAGTGGCACTACCGGTGCTCTGAACATAGTAGCGGGTGATGCGATCATGATTGGAGTATCTTTGGAAGATCCAATAATATTGCCGGTCACGCTTTCTGAGTTTCTGGTATCCAGGGAAGGCGAGACTGTGAATTTGTCGTGGAAAACCACAGAGGAGCTTAACGCCGATCACTTCGAGGTGCAAAGAAGTAACGATGCCAGAAAGTGGGTGGATCTTGGGCGAGTAGGTGCTGCCGGCGAAAGCCAGGTACATATACGATATACATTTACAGACAGCGAACCCAACAAGGGAATAAATTATTACCGGCTGAAAATGATAGACCGAGATGGTACATTCGCATTCAGTACTATCAAATCTGAGAGTTTTGGAGATAGCGAGTTGGCAATTTATCCAAATCCAGTAGAGCACGGGAGTTCGCTGCGTATTGCGGACCGAACTGACCAAATTGAAAACCTTGAGGTCTACAATTCCTCTGGTTTGAAAATGGTTAGTCCGCCAATAATACTCAATGAAATCAGAATGGATTATTTCCCATCTGGGCGTTACATTTTAAAATTACATATTAAAGGGAGTGTGCCCGTCATTAGGGCGGTTTTTGTCAAGTAA
- a CDS encoding YegP family protein: protein MEKFIIKKQANEKLVFELLAGNDQVIITSEEYETRVDSENGILSVQTNSHLHSRYKQMESPEGEHFFILRSSNDKVIAISGLFHTKIELSVRIQIVMEIGRSEEVEDLALH from the coding sequence ATGGAAAAATTCATCATAAAGAAGCAAGCTAACGAGAAGCTAGTTTTCGAACTTCTCGCCGGTAATGACCAAGTAATTATTACCAGTGAAGAATATGAGACGAGAGTTGATTCTGAGAATGGGATTCTGTCAGTACAGACCAATTCACACCTGCATAGCCGGTACAAGCAAATGGAATCGCCAGAGGGCGAACACTTCTTTATACTAAGATCTTCAAACGATAAGGTCATTGCCATAAGCGGACTGTTTCACACGAAGATTGAGCTGTCGGTGAGAATTCAGATTGTTATGGAGATTGGAAGGTCGGAGGAGGTTGAGGATTTGGCTCTTCATTGA
- a CDS encoding GlsB/YeaQ/YmgE family stress response membrane protein, whose translation MTNLLISILVGALAGWLADKAFSRFSFSLLMQLILGIIGGFVGGWVLGDDLETILGLPSIISRILTAFVGASVILGAAALIKGRRP comes from the coding sequence ATGACGAATTTACTCATTTCTATTTTGGTCGGCGCGCTAGCCGGCTGGCTGGCAGATAAGGCATTTAGCAGATTTTCTTTTTCACTATTGATGCAGCTTATTCTTGGAATTATTGGAGGATTTGTTGGCGGCTGGGTATTAGGGGATGATTTGGAAACTATTTTGGGCCTCCCATCAATTATTTCAAGGATTCTTACTGCGTTTGTGGGTGCCTCCGTTATCCTTGGAGCAGCAGCATTAATCAAGGGCAGAAGGCCTTGA
- a CDS encoding glycoside hydrolase family 43 protein, with protein MKSIPIYFILLFGGLKASAQTRQEIFFADVTIYVEGGKYYLTGSKGGGPQGFAFLESKDLKTWSVPARSKGSLGMILTEGDHTFGTKGFWAPQIFKDKGTYYITYTADEQTALAESKSLLGPYRQKEVGPIDGSDKNIDSYIFKDTDGKYYLYSVRFDKGNYLYVAEFDIKTGKISPQTLRRCFDQTEPWEATPNYQSAPIMEGPTVVKLKNKYYMFYSANHFQNIDYAIGYAVADSPYGPWAKYENNPIIHRSIVGENGSGHGDLFEGVDKQLYYVYHIHNAPDKVGPRRTRIVPVVKQWDEKAGVYSFSVKAKEVIVPVLSDR; from the coding sequence ATGAAATCAATCCCTATTTATTTTATCCTTTTATTCGGCGGGCTTAAAGCATCGGCACAGACAAGACAGGAGATCTTTTTTGCTGACGTGACCATCTACGTTGAAGGAGGCAAGTACTACCTTACCGGGTCAAAAGGCGGAGGGCCTCAGGGATTTGCTTTTTTAGAATCAAAGGACTTAAAAACCTGGTCAGTGCCTGCAAGGTCAAAGGGTTCGTTGGGCATGATCCTTACTGAGGGCGACCATACCTTCGGCACCAAAGGTTTCTGGGCACCTCAGATATTCAAGGACAAAGGCACTTATTACATTACCTATACGGCCGATGAACAAACGGCATTGGCTGAGTCGAAATCGTTACTGGGGCCATACAGGCAAAAGGAAGTAGGGCCAATTGACGGGTCCGACAAAAATATCGATTCATATATTTTCAAGGATACCGATGGTAAATATTACCTCTATTCTGTCCGCTTCGACAAAGGCAATTACTTGTATGTGGCCGAATTTGACATCAAAACCGGAAAGATATCACCCCAGACCCTGAGAAGGTGTTTTGACCAGACAGAACCTTGGGAGGCAACGCCTAATTACCAATCAGCACCCATTATGGAGGGGCCTACCGTCGTAAAACTGAAGAATAAATATTATATGTTTTATTCGGCAAACCATTTCCAGAACATCGATTATGCGATCGGCTATGCCGTGGCCGATTCGCCTTACGGGCCCTGGGCAAAATATGAGAATAACCCAATCATTCATCGCTCCATAGTCGGGGAGAACGGCTCAGGGCATGGTGACCTTTTTGAAGGAGTGGACAAACAATTGTATTATGTATATCATATTCACAATGCACCTGACAAAGTAGGCCCGCGCAGGACGCGCATTGTACCCGTCGTCAAACAATGGGACGAAAAAGCAGGTGTTTATTCTTTTAGTGTCAAAGCAAAAGAGGTGATCGTACCTGTCTTGAGCGATAGATGA